The Pirellulales bacterium genomic interval TACCAGATTGCTACTCGGCGTAATCGACTCGCATCAGAAACAGCCCCTGCGCCGGGGCGGTGCGTCCCGCGGCGCTGCGGTCCATCGCCGCCACGACCTCGGCTGGCCACGCTTCGCTTTGCGCCCCGCGTCCCACCTCGACCAGCGTGCCGACGATGCTCCTCACCATATTGTACAAGAAGCCGTCCGCTTCGACCTCGACGTAGAGATAGTCGCCGTTTTCTGCCGGTTGCCGCACCACGGCGATCTCGCGAATCGTGCGTACGCTGGTCGTACGGTTGGGCCATTGCGATTCGAAGCTGCGAAAGTCGTGCGTTCCGTGCAGTCCTTGTGCGGCGCGGTGCATGGCGGCATCGTCCAGCCGCTGGCGGTAGTGCCAGCAGTAAAGCCGGCGAAACAGATCGGGCACGGGCCCGTCGTGCAGCACGTAGCGATAGCGCTTGCCCGTGCAATCGCGGATGGCATGAAACCCGGGGGCCGCCTCGTCGAGCCGCACAACAACGATATCCGCTGGCAGTTCGTGATTGAGGGCCCGCTGCAACACGTCGGGCGCAAGATGCGTGGCCGATTCGA includes:
- the truA gene encoding tRNA pseudouridine(38-40) synthase TruA; amino-acid sequence: MRSFKLTIAYDGTAYQGWQSQPDRPTIQGSLERAFAKITGEEVRITGSGRTDAGVHALGQVASLESATHLAPDVLQRALNHELPADIVVVRLDEAAPGFHAIRDCTGKRYRYVLHDGPVPDLFRRLYCWHYRQRLDDAAMHRAAQGLHGTHDFRSFESQWPNRTTSVRTIREIAVVRQPAENGDYLYVEVEADGFLYNMVRSIVGTLVEVGRGAQSEAWPAEVVAAMDRSAAGRTAPAQGLFLMRVDYAE